The region TTAATATTGTCATATTTGTCACCAGCCCAATCAGCACATATATTAGCAAGTTTACCTCAGGAGAAACAGTCTGAAGTAACTCGTAGAATAGCTATAATGGATAGTACGTCACCAGAAGTTGTAAAGGAAATAGAAAGTGTATTGGAAAGCAAGTTTTCCAATATTGTTTCTCAAGATTTTACAGTTGCAGGTGGTATTCAATCTGTTGTAGATATACTTAATTCAGTAGACAGAGGAACTGAAAAATATATCATGGAGGAATTAGACATAAAAGATGCTGAACTTAGTGATGAGATTAGAAAGAGAATGTTTGTATTTGAAGATATTGTTGGCCTTGACAATAGAAGTATCCAAAGAATTATTAGAGAAGTTGATAACAGTCAATGGGCTATTGCGCTTAAGAGTGCTAGTGAAGAAGTTAAAGAGACAGTATTTGTTAATATGTCTAAACGATTAGCTGAAATGATTAAAGAAGATATTGAGTTTATGGGTCCAATTAGATTAAAAGATATAGAAGAGGCACAACAAAATATAGTAAATATTATTAGAAGATTAGAGGAAGAAGGAGAAATCATAACTCCAAGAGGAGGAGATGAAATAATTGTCTAAAGTAATCAAATCTTTTAGAGTAATTGAAAAACCCAATGATACTATTTTTGAAGAGCCTGAAAATGTTGAGGAAAAAATATTAATAGAAGAGGCAAAAAAGAAATATGAAAGCATTCTTGAAAAGGCAAATAAAGAGGCAGAAAAAATCATAACAGAAGCTAATGAACAAAAAGAAAATCATCTAAATCAAGCATATGAAAAGTCAAAAGAACTTTTTAAAGAATTTAGAGAAAAAGGATATAATGAAGGGTATAATATAGGATATAAAGAAGGAAATAGCGAAGGATATTCTAAAGGTTATGATGAAGGCAAAACTGAATCTGACAAGTTAATACAAGAAGCTATTGATATTAAGAATGAATGTATGAAAACCAAAGATAATATTTATCGTGAAATTGAAGAAGATGTAATTCAATTAGTAATAGATATTTGTGAAAAAGTAATTTATGAGAAGATAGATGAGGATAAGGAATATATAGTAAGTCTTATTTTAAAGGGAATAGAGAGTTTAAATGCTACAGAAAATTTAGTGGTTAGAGTTCCTAGAGAAGATTATGACATTGTAGAAATGTCAAAGGATAAGATACTGGTTAAGGCAAG is a window of Anaerosalibacter sp. Marseille-P3206 DNA encoding:
- the fliG gene encoding flagellar motor switch protein FliG, which gives rise to MSNKELNGKEKAAILLIALGPQKSAEIFKHLNEEEIEELTLQIANMRMVSPEEKQEVIEDFYQLCLAQEYISEGGINYAKDVLERALGADKAVNIISRLTSSLQVRPFEFVRKADPNQLLNYIQNEHPQTIALILSYLSPAQSAHILASLPQEKQSEVTRRIAIMDSTSPEVVKEIESVLESKFSNIVSQDFTVAGGIQSVVDILNSVDRGTEKYIMEELDIKDAELSDEIRKRMFVFEDIVGLDNRSIQRIIREVDNSQWAIALKSASEEVKETVFVNMSKRLAEMIKEDIEFMGPIRLKDIEEAQQNIVNIIRRLEEEGEIITPRGGDEIIV
- a CDS encoding FliH/SctL family protein; the encoded protein is MSKVIKSFRVIEKPNDTIFEEPENVEEKILIEEAKKKYESILEKANKEAEKIITEANEQKENHLNQAYEKSKELFKEFREKGYNEGYNIGYKEGNSEGYSKGYDEGKTESDKLIQEAIDIKNECMKTKDNIYREIEEDVIQLVIDICEKVIYEKIDEDKEYIVSLILKGIESLNATENLVVRVPREDYDIVEMSKDKILVKASLINELEVKADSNLDKGDCIIETSSGNVDMSVQDQVEKVKKLLNNILSSE